A window of the Miscanthus floridulus cultivar M001 chromosome 14, ASM1932011v1, whole genome shotgun sequence genome harbors these coding sequences:
- the LOC136504117 gene encoding UDP-rhamnose/UDP-galactose transporter 4-like isoform X1: protein MKSDMSSLKKSDKKAALDFAAWSFNVTTSVAIIMVNKALMATHGFSFATTLTGLHFVTTTLMTIVFRWLGLSQPSQLPVADLIKFVIFSNLSIVGMNVSLMWNSVGFYQVSEFFCTCYYYMSSNCYQLNSFYSLPQIAKLCMIPASCLLEVVFDHVHYSRDTKLSIMVVLIGVAVCTVTDVSVNARGLIAAVIAVWSTALQQYYVHFLQRKYSLNSFNLLGHTAPAQAGSLLLAGPFVDYLLTGQRVDHFVFSSLALFFLTLSCFIAIGVNLSQFICIGRFSAVSFQVLGHMKTVLVLSLGFLFFGKEGLNLQVVIGMVLAVLGMIWYGNASAKPGGKERRSVLPVRSASLKGSSEEKDGAEK, encoded by the exons ATGAAATCAGACATGAGTTCTCTGAAGAAATCCGACAAGAAAGCCGCACTGGATTTCGCAGCATGGAGTTTCAATGTCACTACATCTGTTGCAATCATCATGGTCAACAAAGCTTTAATGGCTACGCATGGATTCAGTTTTG CCACAACATTAACCGGGCTTCATTTTGTGACTACCACCTTGATGACCATCGTATTTCGGTGGTTAGGCCTGAGCCAGCCCTCCCAGTTACCAGTAGCAGATCTAATTAAGTTTGTGATATTTTCAaacttgtcaattgttgggatGAATGTGAGCTTGATGTGGAACTCTGTGGGCTTTTATCAGGTTAGTGAATTTTTCTGTACCTGCTACTACTACATGAGTTCAAATTGTTACCAACTAAATTCATTCTATTCCCTTCCTCAGATAGCAAAGCTGTGCATGATACCTGCATCATGTCTTCTGGAGGTTGTCTTTGATCATGTACACTATTCTCGGGACACAAAGCTGAGCATAATGGTTGTGCTTATAGGAGTGGCAGTTTGCACTGTTACTGATGTCAGTGTGAATGCAAGAGGTCTAATTGCAGCTGTTATAGCTGTTTGGAGCACGGCTTTGCAACAATAT TATGTTCATTTCCTTCAACGCAAGTACTCTCTGAACTCGTTCAACCTGCTGGGCCACACAGCTCCAGCCCAAGCAGGGTCCCTCCTGCTGGCAGGGCCATTTGTTGATTACTTGTTGACGGGGCAAAGGGTGGATCACTTCGTTTTTTCATCTCTTGCTCTG TTTTTTCTCACGCTATCATGCTTCATCGCCATTGGCGTCAATCTGAGCCAGTTCATCTGCATCGGGCGGTTTTCTGCGGTATCCTTCCAAGTCCTGGGCCACATGAAGACCGTGCTTGTTCTGTCCCTTGGGTTTCTCTTCTTTGGCAAGGAAGGCCTGAATCTTCAGGTCGTTATTGGGATGGTCCTAGCTGTTCTTGGAATGATATGGTATGGAAACGCATCTGCTAAACCAGGTGGCAAAGAGCGGCGCAGCGTGCTGCCGGTGAGGTCTGCGAGCCTCAAGGGAAGTTCAGAAGAAAAGGACGGTGCGGAGAAGTAA
- the LOC136504117 gene encoding UDP-rhamnose/UDP-galactose transporter 4-like isoform X2 gives MKSDMSSLKKSDKKAALDFAAWSFNVTTSVAIIMVNKALMATHGFSFATTLTGLHFVTTTLMTIVFRWLGLSQPSQLPVADLIKFVIFSNLSIVGMNVSLMWNSVGFYQIAKLCMIPASCLLEVVFDHVHYSRDTKLSIMVVLIGVAVCTVTDVSVNARGLIAAVIAVWSTALQQYYVHFLQRKYSLNSFNLLGHTAPAQAGSLLLAGPFVDYLLTGQRVDHFVFSSLALFFLTLSCFIAIGVNLSQFICIGRFSAVSFQVLGHMKTVLVLSLGFLFFGKEGLNLQVVIGMVLAVLGMIWYGNASAKPGGKERRSVLPVRSASLKGSSEEKDGAEK, from the exons ATGAAATCAGACATGAGTTCTCTGAAGAAATCCGACAAGAAAGCCGCACTGGATTTCGCAGCATGGAGTTTCAATGTCACTACATCTGTTGCAATCATCATGGTCAACAAAGCTTTAATGGCTACGCATGGATTCAGTTTTG CCACAACATTAACCGGGCTTCATTTTGTGACTACCACCTTGATGACCATCGTATTTCGGTGGTTAGGCCTGAGCCAGCCCTCCCAGTTACCAGTAGCAGATCTAATTAAGTTTGTGATATTTTCAaacttgtcaattgttgggatGAATGTGAGCTTGATGTGGAACTCTGTGGGCTTTTATCAG ATAGCAAAGCTGTGCATGATACCTGCATCATGTCTTCTGGAGGTTGTCTTTGATCATGTACACTATTCTCGGGACACAAAGCTGAGCATAATGGTTGTGCTTATAGGAGTGGCAGTTTGCACTGTTACTGATGTCAGTGTGAATGCAAGAGGTCTAATTGCAGCTGTTATAGCTGTTTGGAGCACGGCTTTGCAACAATAT TATGTTCATTTCCTTCAACGCAAGTACTCTCTGAACTCGTTCAACCTGCTGGGCCACACAGCTCCAGCCCAAGCAGGGTCCCTCCTGCTGGCAGGGCCATTTGTTGATTACTTGTTGACGGGGCAAAGGGTGGATCACTTCGTTTTTTCATCTCTTGCTCTG TTTTTTCTCACGCTATCATGCTTCATCGCCATTGGCGTCAATCTGAGCCAGTTCATCTGCATCGGGCGGTTTTCTGCGGTATCCTTCCAAGTCCTGGGCCACATGAAGACCGTGCTTGTTCTGTCCCTTGGGTTTCTCTTCTTTGGCAAGGAAGGCCTGAATCTTCAGGTCGTTATTGGGATGGTCCTAGCTGTTCTTGGAATGATATGGTATGGAAACGCATCTGCTAAACCAGGTGGCAAAGAGCGGCGCAGCGTGCTGCCGGTGAGGTCTGCGAGCCTCAAGGGAAGTTCAGAAGAAAAGGACGGTGCGGAGAAGTAA